In Haloarcula ordinaria, the genomic window GTCAGTTCGCGGTTGGATACGCCACCGAACGAACTGCCGCCCCTGAACGAGACAATTGACGCTGTCGGACTCGACCGCCTCTGTACTTCTGGACCAAACTCGCTGGAGGTTTCCTTTCCGTACGCAGGTCTGGAAGTCACAGTCACCGGTGGAGAAGAGGTTACGCTTTCAGCCCTCTCAGACTGAGACCAGCCACTGGGCAGATAACAGTCGGCATGAAGATCGCAACACCTGGTTCATAACTCACGTGCCGTGAGCAAAACGGTGGGTCACACCGATACTGAAAGCCTCAGCGTAGATCTCACCGAGCCTGCTGCTTAGATGGTGTGCATATCCGAGGACCGTGATGTGGTTGAAAACGATGACTGAAAAGAACAAACTCTCGCGACGGAGCGTATTAAAGAAAGGAACACTGGCAACAGGTGGACTGGTTCTCGGAGGCACAGCGGCGAGTGGAGCAGCGGCGAAGAGCAATACGCAAACTGGCGAGACCGGTGGGACGCTGAGAGTTCTCGAAACCGCCGATTAGTGCAGGGGTTTGCTCACGCGTTCACGCTGTGTCATAGTCTCCCGTTGAGTCCACACATTATCTATC contains:
- a CDS encoding HalOD1 output domain-containing protein, which translates into the protein MIRVVEAVSSRLDTPPNELPPLNETIDAVGLDRLCTSGPNSLEVSFPYAGLEVTVTGGEEVTLSALSD